A region of Mesorhizobium sp. M3A.F.Ca.ET.080.04.2.1 DNA encodes the following proteins:
- a CDS encoding YcjF family protein: MTAPRKPAAFRIEPEAAPTQAPPQKHRAEEQPARRPRTARPDVAVVIPSETDVFDEPDIQQAAPPPATGPRKRSLLARLFFGAFGVLVSLAVGLWTDRLIRDLFARAEWLGWLAAGTAAIALLSLLVILIREFMAIARLAEVEKLQKRALDAVARDDPKAARALVDELSAFVAAKPETAAGRRSLAELRGEIIDGGNLVRLAETEILAPLDARAKVMILEAAKRVSLVTAVSPRALVDVAYVVFEAGRLIRRLSELYGGRPGTLGFFRLARGVLAHLAVTGSIAVGDSFVQQIVGHGLAAKLSAKLGEGVVNGMMTARIGIAAMETARPLPFIAAKRPGLGDFVSALTSFASRRDSQVEP; the protein is encoded by the coding sequence ATGACCGCGCCCCGCAAACCCGCGGCCTTCCGTATCGAGCCCGAGGCAGCACCAACACAGGCGCCGCCGCAGAAGCATCGCGCCGAGGAGCAGCCGGCACGCAGGCCGCGCACCGCCAGGCCGGATGTCGCGGTGGTCATTCCTTCCGAAACCGACGTGTTCGACGAGCCCGATATCCAGCAGGCCGCGCCACCGCCGGCAACTGGGCCAAGAAAACGGTCCCTGCTCGCTCGCCTGTTCTTCGGTGCCTTCGGCGTGCTGGTCTCGCTCGCGGTCGGCTTGTGGACCGACCGCCTCATCCGTGACTTGTTCGCACGCGCTGAATGGCTTGGATGGCTGGCGGCCGGCACGGCGGCTATCGCGCTTCTGTCGCTGCTCGTGATCCTTATTCGCGAATTCATGGCCATCGCGCGTCTCGCCGAGGTTGAGAAGCTGCAGAAGCGCGCCCTCGACGCCGTCGCGCGCGACGACCCCAAGGCTGCGCGCGCTTTGGTCGACGAACTCTCGGCCTTTGTGGCAGCGAAGCCCGAGACCGCGGCCGGCCGTCGCTCGCTTGCCGAATTGCGCGGCGAAATCATCGACGGCGGCAATCTGGTGCGGCTCGCCGAGACCGAGATTTTGGCGCCGCTCGACGCCCGCGCCAAGGTGATGATCCTCGAAGCCGCCAAGCGCGTGTCGCTTGTGACGGCTGTCAGCCCCCGCGCCCTCGTCGATGTCGCCTATGTCGTGTTCGAGGCGGGGCGATTGATACGGCGCCTGTCCGAACTCTATGGCGGCCGCCCTGGCACGCTCGGCTTCTTTCGGCTGGCGCGCGGCGTTCTGGCCCATCTCGCGGTCACGGGATCGATCGCCGTCGGCGACAGTTTCGTGCAGCAGATCGTCGGCCACGGGCTTGCAGCAAAACTCTCGGCAAAGCTTGGCGAAGGTGTCGTCAACGGCATGATGACGGCGCGCATCGGCATCGCGGCAATGGAGACGGCGCGTCCGCTGCCGTTCATCGCGGCGAAACGACCTGGGCTTGGCGATTTCGTTTCGGCGCTCACTTCATTTGCGTCGCGAAGGGACAGTCAGGTAGAGCCATAG
- a CDS encoding YcjX family protein, translated as MASSLTTLADEAKIALDTLSGRAAGLFSPSLRLGVTGLSRAGKTVFISALVHNLIHGGRLPLFEAQKSGRIARAFLEQQPDDAVPRFQYEDHVAALVKDRVWPASTRAISELRLTIEYESASGWNRLFSAGKLSLDIVDYPGEWLLDLPLLGKSFAEFSREAVELATLPVRADLSQAWRELASTIDPDADADEMTARRLAESFAAYLKACKLDERALSTLPPGRFLMPGDLEGSPALTFAPLMKLSDRRPRSGSLLAMMERRYEAYKTHVVKPFFREHITRLDRQIVLIDALQALNAGPAAMADLERAVTEILSCFRPGRGNFVTDLFSRRIDRILVAATKADHLHHESHDRLQAIVRRLADRAVARANFSGAEVDVAAMAAIRSTGEGTVKQGRETLPVIIGTPLKGEKINGEIFDGKTETAIFPGDLPEKVDTVFDLSGPHAESNEPAIRFVRFRPPKLERTAEGATLSLPHIRLDRALQFLIGDHLA; from the coding sequence TTGGCATCATCGCTGACCACTCTTGCCGACGAGGCGAAAATTGCGCTCGACACGCTGTCGGGCCGTGCCGCGGGGCTCTTCTCTCCCTCGCTGCGCCTGGGCGTCACCGGGCTTTCCCGTGCCGGCAAAACCGTGTTCATCTCCGCGCTGGTCCACAACCTCATCCATGGCGGACGGCTGCCGCTGTTCGAGGCACAGAAGTCGGGCCGCATCGCCCGCGCCTTCCTCGAGCAACAGCCGGACGATGCCGTTCCCCGCTTCCAATACGAGGACCATGTCGCGGCTCTCGTCAAAGATCGCGTCTGGCCGGCCTCGACGCGCGCCATCTCCGAACTCAGGCTCACCATCGAGTATGAGTCGGCCTCCGGCTGGAATCGCCTGTTTTCGGCCGGAAAATTGTCGCTCGATATCGTCGACTATCCCGGCGAGTGGCTGCTCGATCTGCCGCTGCTCGGCAAATCCTTCGCCGAGTTTTCGCGTGAGGCGGTGGAACTGGCCACCCTTCCGGTCCGCGCCGACCTTTCGCAGGCCTGGCGCGAGCTGGCCTCGACGATCGACCCCGACGCCGATGCCGACGAGATGACAGCGCGCCGGCTTGCGGAGAGCTTCGCCGCTTACCTCAAGGCCTGCAAGCTCGACGAGCGTGCGCTGTCGACGCTTCCGCCCGGCCGTTTCCTGATGCCCGGCGATTTGGAAGGCTCGCCGGCGCTCACCTTCGCGCCGCTGATGAAGCTGTCCGATCGGCGGCCGCGTTCCGGATCGCTGCTGGCGATGATGGAGCGTCGCTACGAGGCTTACAAGACGCATGTCGTAAAGCCGTTCTTTCGCGAGCACATCACCCGCCTCGACCGACAGATCGTGCTGATCGACGCCCTGCAGGCGCTGAATGCCGGTCCCGCCGCGATGGCTGACCTCGAACGCGCGGTTACCGAAATCCTGTCCTGTTTCCGGCCTGGCCGGGGCAACTTCGTCACCGACCTGTTTTCAAGGCGCATCGACCGCATCCTGGTGGCGGCGACCAAGGCCGACCACCTGCATCACGAAAGCCATGACCGGCTGCAGGCGATCGTGCGCCGTTTGGCCGACCGGGCGGTGGCGCGCGCGAATTTCAGCGGCGCTGAAGTCGACGTAGCCGCCATGGCGGCGATACGCTCGACCGGAGAAGGAACGGTCAAGCAGGGGCGCGAAACACTCCCGGTAATCATCGGCACGCCGCTGAAAGGGGAAAAAATCAACGGCGAGATATTCGACGGGAAGACCGAAACCGCCATATTTCCAGGCGATTTGCCGGAGAAAGTCGACACGGTGTTCGACCTCTCCGGACCGCATGCCGAAAGCAACGAACCAGCGATTCGCTTCGTGCGCTTTCGGCCGCCAAAGCTGGAACGTACGGCCGAAGGCGCGACGCTTTCGCTGCCGCATATCCGTCTCGACCGCGCGCTGCAGTTTCTGATCGGAGATCATCTGGCATGA
- a CDS encoding histidine phosphatase family protein, translating into MSRLYLFRHAKAGWALPGVRDFDRPLDESGIADAEAMGDAMRTRNYVPDVTLCSNAKRARQTLEGLAGRTDLGRVLFFDTLYSEDAAGYLDIIRKNGSAGSLLVIGHNPMTEDLAIAVSGDGEEAARGLLNYGFPTSGLAVVRFPGNLAEADRGSGFLEAFLTPADL; encoded by the coding sequence TTGAGCAGACTTTATCTGTTTAGGCATGCAAAGGCCGGTTGGGCGCTGCCCGGGGTGCGCGACTTCGACCGTCCGCTCGACGAATCCGGTATCGCCGATGCCGAGGCGATGGGCGACGCCATGCGCACCCGCAACTACGTGCCCGATGTCACGCTTTGCTCCAATGCCAAGCGGGCCAGGCAGACGCTAGAAGGACTTGCGGGCCGGACCGACCTCGGCCGGGTGCTGTTCTTCGACACGCTCTACAGCGAGGACGCGGCTGGCTATCTCGACATCATCCGCAAGAACGGGAGCGCCGGCTCGCTTCTGGTGATCGGACACAACCCGATGACGGAAGACCTCGCCATCGCGGTTTCGGGCGACGGCGAGGAGGCCGCGCGCGGGCTGCTCAACTACGGTTTTCCTACCTCCGGCTTGGCCGTGGTGCGCTTTCCAGGCAATCTCGCCGAAGCAGACCGGGGCAGCGGCTTTCTCGAAGCCTTTCTGACGCCTGCCGATCTCTGA